The Actinomyces sp. oral taxon 414 genome has a segment encoding these proteins:
- a CDS encoding response regulator transcription factor, with the protein MNATARPCAPDAPRPDRPDPDRGAPARIRLLVVDDHPVVRSGIVGMLSGEDDLEVVGQAADGAAAVELAGELAPDVVLMDLRMPGLDGVEATRRILAAPDPPRVVVLTTYDTDGDILRAVEAGAIGYLLKDSPREDILAAVRAAAAGRSALSPTVTTRLVGAARASGRGGAPGGGGGAGRPDAGAPVTLSPREREVLAAVSRGHSNSQIGRELYITEATVKTHLLRAFHKLGVDSRTAAVTEALRRGLLDLG; encoded by the coding sequence GTGAACGCCACCGCCCGCCCCTGCGCCCCCGACGCCCCCCGCCCCGACCGGCCCGACCCGGACCGCGGGGCGCCCGCCCGCATCAGACTCCTCGTCGTCGACGACCACCCGGTGGTGCGCTCGGGGATCGTGGGCATGCTCTCCGGCGAGGACGACCTCGAGGTCGTGGGACAGGCCGCCGACGGCGCCGCGGCCGTGGAACTGGCCGGCGAACTCGCCCCCGACGTGGTCCTCATGGACCTGCGCATGCCCGGTCTCGACGGCGTGGAGGCCACCCGGCGCATCCTGGCCGCCCCCGACCCGCCCCGCGTGGTGGTACTCACCACCTACGACACCGACGGCGACATCCTGCGGGCCGTGGAGGCCGGGGCCATCGGCTACCTGCTCAAGGACTCCCCGCGCGAGGACATCCTCGCCGCCGTGCGCGCCGCCGCCGCGGGGCGCAGCGCGCTGAGCCCCACCGTCACCACGCGGCTGGTGGGGGCCGCCCGCGCATCCGGCCGCGGCGGCGCGCCCGGCGGCGGAGGCGGAGCCGGCCGCCCGGACGCCGGGGCGCCGGTCACCCTCTCCCCGCGCGAGCGGGAGGTCCTGGCCGCCGTCTCCCGGGGCCACTCCAACAGCCAGATCGGCCGCGAGCTGTACATCACCGAGGCCACCGTCAAGACGCACCTGCTGCGCGCCTTCCACAAGCTCGGCGTCGACTCGCGCACGGCCGCCGTCACCGAGGCTCTGCGCCGCGGCCTGCTGGACCTGGGCTGA
- a CDS encoding sensor histidine kinase, translating to MSESAKSAMRDEIPPTPGPSRPAPAPPAGTGRGGRRPVPAGGHRPGILLDLVRAPDSPARHRAALAVIWAAAGAVLLAAGRNGWAGILFFVIYPLLWAVHRTRRSGVAATVAFSIGIGAATLVRSGSDAVAAGANGGLSCLFSLFIGLWFWRVYDISTALAAALDNERIAREALAAAQAELAAAERAAGRDAEHRRWAREVHDTLAQGFISVITLTQAARAELTRDRVDEAASRLDQMEALARDNLAEARALVAGEGPSALRSGDLVQALNRLVDARRDPGLDIDLDARPPRDLARAVEVVVVRTVQEALSNIARHSRAGHAEVVVAVERLGAERELVITVTDDGTGTGGRAEGTGLTGMRSRVESLGGTLTVDPARAPDADGRTGTVVEARIPL from the coding sequence GTGAGCGAGTCCGCCAAGTCCGCCATGAGGGACGAGATCCCCCCGACGCCCGGACCGTCCCGGCCCGCGCCCGCCCCGCCGGCGGGGACGGGCCGGGGTGGGCGTCGGCCCGTCCCCGCCGGCGGTCACCGTCCCGGCATCCTGCTCGACCTCGTGCGGGCCCCCGACAGCCCCGCCCGCCACCGGGCCGCCCTCGCCGTCATCTGGGCGGCGGCCGGGGCCGTGCTCCTGGCGGCGGGGCGCAACGGCTGGGCGGGCATCCTGTTCTTCGTCATCTACCCCCTCCTGTGGGCCGTCCACCGCACCCGCCGCTCCGGGGTGGCGGCCACCGTCGCCTTCTCCATCGGCATCGGTGCGGCGACCCTGGTGCGCTCCGGATCCGACGCGGTCGCGGCCGGGGCCAACGGCGGCCTGTCCTGCCTGTTCTCCCTGTTCATCGGCCTGTGGTTCTGGCGCGTCTACGACATCTCCACCGCCCTGGCCGCCGCCCTGGACAATGAGCGCATCGCCCGCGAGGCCCTGGCCGCCGCCCAGGCCGAGCTCGCCGCCGCCGAGCGCGCCGCCGGCCGGGACGCCGAGCACCGGCGCTGGGCCCGCGAGGTCCACGACACCCTGGCCCAGGGGTTCATCTCCGTTATCACCCTGACCCAGGCCGCCCGCGCCGAACTGACCCGCGACCGCGTCGACGAGGCCGCCTCCCGCCTGGACCAGATGGAGGCCCTCGCCCGCGACAACCTCGCCGAGGCGCGCGCCCTCGTCGCCGGCGAGGGCCCCTCCGCCCTGCGCTCGGGCGACCTGGTCCAGGCCCTGAACCGCCTCGTCGACGCCCGGAGGGACCCGGGGCTCGACATCGACCTCGACGCCCGCCCGCCCCGGGACCTGGCCCGCGCGGTCGAGGTCGTCGTCGTGCGCACCGTCCAGGAGGCCCTGTCCAATATCGCCCGCCACTCCCGCGCCGGGCACGCCGAGGTCGTCGTCGCCGTCGAGCGCCTCGGGGCGGAGCGCGAACTGGTCATCACCGTGACCGACGACGGCACGGGCACGGGCGGGCGGGCCGAGGGCACCGGCCTGACCGGCATGCGCTCGCGCGTGGAGTCCCTGGGCGGCACCCTCACCGTCGACCCCGCCCGCGCCCCCGACGCCGACGGGCGCACCGGAACCGTCGTGGAAGCGAGAATCCCCCTGTGA